One part of the Candidatus Paceibacterota bacterium genome encodes these proteins:
- a CDS encoding lytic murein transglycosylase — MFSRRIAIFSLATFLVWGLCFLSSPHFARADLTADAVQRREDALKAELAALTAEIAEKQALLDAKHGESASLQRDVALLNGKIQKAKLSIKASDIILQQLNNDIGIKSETISALEERIAKNKASLADLIRKTNQTENNSLVEMILNDQTISDFVSDINDFDTIKSSLRDLYFEISDQKQTTETEKQSLEEKSQAEADAKALLEAQKRQVELTEKQKKDLLTVTKSQEKNYALAVAARQKRAAEIRSALFSLRDTSAIPFGTALEYATFISGKTGIRPAFLLAILTQESNLGQNVGSCFLTDTTTGNGIGANTRTPQSRVMHPTRDVPVFLGITKSLGLDFATTRVSCWQPIYSKGSPIGWGGAMGPAQFIPSTWKLFVNRIAAVTGNALPNPWSPKDAFTASALYLTDLGAKNGSYTGEMNAACKYYSGSGCITSYAKSYGAQVMAKAASIQENMIDPLQNL; from the coding sequence ATGTTCTCCAGAAGAATTGCGATTTTTTCTTTAGCCACATTCCTCGTTTGGGGACTGTGTTTTCTTTCTTCTCCACACTTTGCTAGAGCAGATCTAACTGCTGATGCAGTTCAGAGACGCGAGGATGCACTTAAAGCGGAACTCGCAGCTTTGACGGCAGAAATTGCAGAGAAACAGGCGCTTCTTGATGCAAAACATGGAGAATCGGCATCGCTTCAAAGAGATGTCGCCCTTCTAAACGGTAAGATTCAAAAGGCAAAATTAAGCATCAAAGCAAGCGACATTATTCTTCAGCAATTGAATAATGATATTGGCATAAAATCAGAGACCATCTCTGCGTTGGAAGAACGTATAGCAAAAAACAAGGCATCGCTCGCCGACCTTATCCGGAAGACCAATCAGACGGAAAATAATTCGTTAGTTGAAATGATTCTCAATGATCAGACCATTTCTGATTTCGTGTCTGACATCAATGATTTCGATACTATTAAAAGTTCGCTTCGTGATCTCTATTTTGAGATAAGCGACCAAAAGCAGACCACTGAAACTGAAAAGCAATCTCTTGAAGAAAAAAGCCAGGCGGAAGCTGACGCAAAAGCGCTTCTTGAAGCCCAAAAACGCCAAGTAGAGCTGACAGAAAAACAAAAGAAAGATCTGCTTACCGTTACAAAATCTCAAGAGAAAAATTATGCGCTTGCTGTGGCAGCGAGACAGAAACGGGCGGCTGAAATCAGAAGCGCGCTTTTCTCTCTCCGAGATACTTCTGCGATTCCTTTCGGCACTGCACTTGAATATGCGACATTTATATCAGGGAAAACTGGTATTCGGCCGGCATTTCTCCTTGCAATCCTTACTCAAGAATCAAATCTCGGCCAGAATGTCGGTTCCTGTTTTCTCACTGATACGACGACTGGCAATGGTATCGGAGCAAATACGAGGACTCCGCAGTCTCGGGTAATGCATCCTACTCGCGATGTTCCCGTATTTCTCGGCATAACAAAGAGTCTAGGTCTTGATTTTGCAACCACGCGGGTATCTTGCTGGCAACCTATCTATAGTAAAGGAAGTCCGATCGGTTGGGGAGGAGCGATGGGACCAGCCCAATTTATTCCCTCAACTTGGAAATTATTCGTAAATCGAATCGCAGCTGTCACGGGCAATGCATTGCCGAACCCTTGGAGCCCTAAAGATGCCTTCACTGCTTCTGCACTTTATTTGACTGATTTGGGGGCAAAAAATGGAAGCTATACAGGAGAAATGAATGCGGCTTGCAAATATTATTCAGGTTCGGGCTGTATCACTTCTTACGCAAAAAGCTATGGCGCGCAAGTAATGGCCAAAGCAGCAAGTATTCAGGAGAACATGATCGACCCCTTGCAGAATCTTTAG
- a CDS encoding 50S ribosomal protein L25: MLKLDVEKRESKISAEKLRESGKMPAVFYGRKVKSTPVSVSQKEFIKVWKKVGESSVFTVQEGKEEHDALIQDVDLDPIKSTPRHADFYIIEKGQKLKVKVPIEFVGVAPAVKDLAGILVKVLHELELEAEPKNLPHVISVDIAALVMLDSRIVASDIKLPANVSLVTKPDEVVASVAVAKEEVEEAPVDLSAIEMSETKGIKPDAEGAEGAPAEAGKAPAGKEGGKPEVAKKEVKKG, translated from the coding sequence ATGCTCAAATTGGATGTAGAAAAGCGAGAAAGCAAGATTTCTGCGGAAAAATTGCGTGAATCTGGCAAAATGCCGGCTGTTTTTTATGGCCGCAAAGTGAAATCTACTCCAGTTTCCGTATCTCAGAAAGAGTTTATAAAAGTGTGGAAAAAGGTTGGAGAATCTTCAGTTTTTACCGTTCAAGAAGGAAAAGAAGAGCACGATGCTTTGATCCAAGACGTTGATCTCGATCCTATTAAAAGTACTCCTCGACACGCTGATTTTTATATCATTGAAAAAGGACAGAAGCTCAAAGTGAAAGTTCCGATTGAATTCGTAGGCGTTGCTCCGGCTGTGAAGGATCTCGCTGGTATTCTTGTGAAAGTGCTTCACGAGCTTGAACTCGAGGCGGAACCAAAAAATCTTCCGCATGTTATTTCTGTAGATATCGCGGCGCTTGTCATGCTTGATAGCCGAATTGTAGCGAGCGATATTAAACTTCCTGCGAACGTTTCTCTTGTCACAAAACCAGATGAGGTGGTTGCTTCAGTCGCTGTTGCTAAAGAAGAAGTCGAGGAAGCTCCAGTTGATCTTTCTGCAATTGAGATGAGTGAGACGAAAGGAATCAAACCTGATGCAGAAGGTGCTGAGGGAGCACCAGCAGAGGCAGGGAAAGCACCCGCAGGCAAGGAAGGTGGGAAACCAGAAGTGGCAAAGAAAGAGGTGAAGAAAGGGTAG
- the rpmE gene encoding 50S ribosomal protein L31 — MQKEIHPKYFPAAKVKCACGKTYTVGSTRETFEVEICSACHPFYSGSEKIIDTAGRVERFKARKAKAVEPKKKAKASAK, encoded by the coding sequence ATGCAGAAAGAAATACATCCAAAATACTTTCCTGCTGCCAAGGTAAAATGCGCCTGTGGCAAGACCTACACTGTCGGTTCAACCCGAGAGACTTTTGAAGTTGAAATTTGTTCCGCTTGCCACCCATTCTATTCTGGTTCTGAAAAGATCATCGATACTGCAGGACGAGTAGAGCGATTTAAAGCTCGAAAAGCAAAGGCCGTGGAACCCAAGAAGAAAGCGAAGGCTTCCGCTAAATAA